One window of Anaerolineales bacterium genomic DNA carries:
- a CDS encoding N-acetyl sugar amidotransferase, producing the protein MTEYRMCKRCVMDTSDPEITFDKNGVCNHCHTYDRLVREHIVDGEAGRQRLEKLVADIKRAGQGKQYDCVIGVSGGVDSTYVAYLVKKLGLRPLALHLDNGWDSELAVKNIEETLKRLEIDLYTEVLDWEEFRDIQSAFLKASTPDSEIPTDHAIVAILGNMAAKLGVKYILIGNNVRTETHLPSAWSEGHFDWKYIRELHKRFGTRPLKTFPHFGFFTYYMRMITQKRIAILDYVHYTKKEALRVLQEELGWRYYGGKHYESIYTRFYQGYILPVKFGYDKRRCHLSSLICSGEMTREQALEELEIPTYSPSMQEEDREYVAKKLGFSDEEFNTVMNAPKRSYWDYPSYGHFMEQPIIQAMIPSVKKVMALFQ; encoded by the coding sequence ATGACCGAATACCGAATGTGCAAGCGCTGTGTGATGGACACCAGCGATCCTGAGATTACGTTTGATAAAAATGGTGTATGCAATCATTGCCATACGTATGACCGACTCGTCCGTGAACATATTGTTGATGGAGAGGCGGGGCGTCAACGCCTTGAGAAGTTGGTGGCGGATATTAAACGCGCCGGGCAGGGCAAGCAATACGATTGTGTGATTGGAGTCAGCGGAGGTGTCGATAGCACCTATGTAGCATATCTCGTAAAGAAACTTGGACTGCGCCCACTTGCCCTTCATTTGGATAACGGCTGGGACTCAGAACTCGCCGTCAAAAATATCGAAGAGACGCTCAAGCGGTTGGAGATCGACCTGTATACCGAGGTCCTTGATTGGGAAGAATTTCGGGATATTCAATCTGCCTTTCTCAAAGCCTCCACGCCTGACTCTGAAATCCCCACAGACCATGCCATCGTTGCCATCCTTGGCAATATGGCGGCGAAACTCGGGGTGAAATACATTCTCATTGGGAATAATGTGCGCACAGAAACCCATCTTCCCAGCGCCTGGTCCGAAGGACATTTCGACTGGAAATATATTCGTGAACTGCACAAACGCTTCGGAACACGCCCGTTGAAGACCTTCCCACATTTTGGCTTTTTCACCTACTACATGCGCATGATCACCCAGAAGCGCATTGCAATTTTGGATTATGTTCACTATACCAAGAAGGAAGCCCTGCGCGTTTTACAAGAAGAACTTGGCTGGCGTTATTATGGCGGAAAACATTATGAGTCGATCTATACGCGTTTTTATCAGGGTTATATTTTGCCGGTAAAGTTTGGTTATGATAAAAGGCGTTGCCATCTATCGAGTTTGATCTGTTCTGGTGAAATGACCCGCGAACAAGCTCTGGAAGAATTAGAGATTCCCACCTATTCACCCTCCATGCAGGAGGAAGATCGGGAGTATGTAGCGAAGAAGCTTGGTTTTAGTGATGAAGAATTTAATACCGTGATGAACGCTCCCAAAAGGAGTTATTGGGACTACCCCTCTTATGGACATTTCATGGAGCAGCCCATTATTCAAGCCATGATTCCATCTGTCAAGAAAGTGATGGCGTTGTTTCAATAA
- the hisF gene encoding imidazole glycerol phosphate synthase subunit HisF, translating into MIRPRVIPALLLRGQGLVKTVKFKEPKYLGDPINIVRIFNDKEVDELVLLDITATPENRGPQFDLLKNITSEAFIPLAYGGGIRSMNDVRKLLSIGIEKLIMNTSAVENPSLIRETADHAGSQAAVVSIDVKKGLLGKYEVFTHCGQKKTWLDPVKHAVEMEKMGAGEIIINSIDRDGTMQGYDVELVRKVADSVQVPVVACGGAGNLFDVSEVIKQGHASAAAAGSIFVFQGPLRGVLISYPTPKELKEFI; encoded by the coding sequence ATGATCCGTCCACGTGTGATTCCTGCTTTGCTACTGAGGGGACAGGGCTTGGTCAAAACGGTCAAGTTCAAAGAACCGAAATATCTGGGCGACCCGATCAACATCGTGCGCATTTTCAACGACAAAGAAGTAGACGAACTCGTTCTACTTGACATCACTGCCACACCTGAAAATCGTGGACCACAATTTGATTTGTTGAAGAACATCACCAGCGAAGCGTTTATTCCGCTGGCGTATGGCGGCGGAATCCGCTCGATGAATGATGTACGGAAACTGCTCAGCATCGGCATCGAGAAGTTGATCATGAATACTTCTGCGGTGGAGAATCCCTCCCTGATTCGCGAAACCGCAGACCATGCGGGCAGTCAGGCGGCGGTCGTCTCGATCGATGTCAAAAAAGGGCTTCTTGGCAAGTATGAAGTTTTCACGCATTGCGGACAGAAGAAGACCTGGCTTGATCCTGTAAAGCACGCTGTCGAAATGGAAAAGATGGGTGCAGGTGAGATCATCATCAACTCGATAGACCGCGATGGTACGATGCAAGGCTACGATGTTGAACTCGTCCGCAAGGTGGCGGATTCGGTTCAAGTACCAGTCGTCGCCTGCGGAGGAGCCGGGAATTTATTCGATGTCTCCGAAGTCATCAAACAAGGTCACGCTTCTGCGGCGGCAGCAGGCAGTATCTTCGTCTTCCAAGGTCCATTGCGTGGTGTGCTGATCAGTTACCCCACACCGAAAGAATTGAAGGAATTTATCTAA